One segment of Phalacrocorax carbo chromosome 24, bPhaCar2.1, whole genome shotgun sequence DNA contains the following:
- the NKX6-3 gene encoding homeobox protein Nkx-6.3 has translation MDANLPGTFLLNGPSLGPFPEAKAPVCQYSVQSSFYKLGPPGLSAQLAAGTPHGISDILSRPAATPNSSLLPSYAHAGGFNGLSSPGVYYGPQVGALPKASGEYLPRGRSCWAEAAPDWRGGRQCSGPPAHLADSIHKKKHTRPTFTGHQIFALEKTFEQTKYLAGPERARLAYSLGMTESQVKVWFQNRRTKWRKKSALEPSSSSQRAGGSGGERPASETEDDEYNKPLDPDSDDEKIRLLLRKHRAAFSVLGLGTHSG, from the exons ATGGACGCCAACCTGCCGGGCACCTTCCTGCTCAACGGCCCCTCGCTGGGCCCCTTCCCTGAGGCCAAGGCGCCCGTCTGCCAGTACTCGGTGCAGAGCTCCTTCTACAAGCTGGGCCCCCCTGGGCTCAGTGCCCAGCTGGCCGCCGGCACCCCACACGGCATCTCCGACATCCTCAGCCGGCCCGCGGCGACGCCGAACAGCAGCCTCCTCCCCAGCTACGCCCACGCGGGTGGATTTAACGGACTGAGCTCCCCGGGCGTCTATTACGGGCCCCAAGTGGGGGCCCTCCCCAAGGCCAGCGGCGAGTACCTGCCGCGGGGCCggagctgctgggcagaggcgGCCCCAGACTGGCGGGGCGGCCGGCAGTGCAGCGGCC CCCCTGCTCACCTGGCCGACAGCATCCATAAGAAGAAGCACACACGCCCAACCTTCACGGGGCACCAGATCTTTGCTCTGGAGAAGACTTTTGAGCAGACCAAGTACCTGGCGGGTCCGGAGAGAGCACGGCTGGCCTATTCCCTTGGCATGACTGAGTCCCAGGTGAAG GTCTGGTTCCAGAACCGACGGACCAAATGGAGGAAGAAGAGTGCCCTGGAGCCCTCCTCATCCTCGCAACGGGCAGGGGGCTCTGGTGGAGAGCGGCCAGCCTCTGAGACCGAGGACGACGAATACAACAAGCCCCTGGACCCTGACTCGGATGACGAGAAGATCCGGCTGCTGCTGAGGAAGCATCGTGCAGCCTTCTCGGTGCTGGGCTTGGGCACGCACAGCGGCTGA